A genomic stretch from Oreochromis niloticus isolate F11D_XX linkage group LG11, O_niloticus_UMD_NMBU, whole genome shotgun sequence includes:
- the LOC100697007 gene encoding trophoblast glycoprotein: MCFSAVFVFLGILFCALCRCLECPFGCECFAVIRTVKCVSKDLLTAPENIPGYARTVIITGNNIHQIGPSSFTEPENITNIILSNNRLTEMASHTFSSLVNLRFLDLSGNQLALIHPEALSIPGSPLQELNLSQSLYNFTALTDLTTALRWGGLAGLLRLDLSGNKLALLPPGMFSHLPNLQQLFLTNNSLVAVYSGTFSGMNHLEVLDLTHNTFSTFRTDALLELDKLGDIRILLGNNPYTCSCEINEFVAWLNKSRAKVDVDAVRCASPGTLTDARLRGLSIQDIGCVVPVLAEVADLTLQTSYVFLGLVLGLVGMVFLFVLYLNRKGMKKWINEMRDACRDVLEGYHYRYEIDSDPRLGHISADSRRAQRQSGISLSQQLPSDTSVAPTKTQVRQLTISPPVNL, translated from the exons AtgtgtttttctgctgtttttgtgtttttggggATTCTTTTCTGTGCTCTGTGCCGCTGCTTGGAGTGTCCTTTTGGCTGTGAGTGTTTCGCTGTGATCCGCACGGTAAAATGTGTTTCTAAAGATCTGCTCACAGCACCAGAAAATATTCCAGGATATGCCAGGACCGTCATTATCACAGGGAATAATATACACCAAATTGGACCCAGTTCGTTTACGGAGCCGGAGAATATCACTAACATCATTTTAAGCAATAACAG GTTAACAGAGATGGCGTCCCACACCTTCTCCTCCCTGGTCAACCTGCGCTTCCTGGACCTCAGTGGAAACCAGCTGGCACTCATCCATCCAGAGGCTCTCAGCATACCTGGTAGTCCCCTTCAGGAGCTCAACCTGAGCCAGTCACTCTACAACTTTACTGCCCTTACAGACCTGACCACAGCTCTGCGCTGGGGGGGCCTTGCGGGGCTCCTCCGCCTCGACCTCTCGGGGAACAAGCTTGCGCTGCTTCCCCCGGGCATGTTCTCTCACCTTCCCAATCTGCAGCAGCTTTTCCTCACCAACAACTCTTTGGTGGCAGTCTACAGTGGGACCTTCTCTGGCATGAATCACCTGGAGGTGCTTGACCTGACACACAACACCTTCAGCACATTCAGAACCGATGCTCTGCTGGAGTTGGACAAGCTCGGGGACATCAGAATCCTGCTCGGTAACAACCCCTACACCTGCTCTTGTGAGATCAATGAGTTTGTCGCGTGGCTGAATAAATCGAGAGCTAAGGTCGATGTGGATGCTGTGAGATGTGCCTCACCTGGCACGTTAACCGACGCCCGCCTGCGAGGGCTCAGCATCCAGGATATCGGGTGTGTTGTTCCAGTCCTGGCAGAGGTTGCTGATCTCACCCTGCAGACCTCCTATGTCTTCCTGGGGCTGGTTCTGGGGCTTGTTGGCAtggtttttctctttgtgctcTACCTGAATCGCAAAGGTATGAAGAAGTGGATCAATGAAATGAGAGACGCTTGTCGGGATGTCCTGGAGGGCTATCACTACCGGTACGAGATTGACTCGGACCCTCGGCTGGGGCACATTTCTGCAGACAGCAGAAGGGCACAAAGGCAGTCAGGAATATCTCTGTCCCAGCAGCTGCCCAGTGACACCTCTGTTGCccccacaaaaacacaagtcAGACAGCTGACAATCTCCCCACCTGTAAACTTATGA